Proteins from a single region of Esox lucius isolate fEsoLuc1 chromosome 13, fEsoLuc1.pri, whole genome shotgun sequence:
- the asb6 gene encoding ankyrin repeat and SOCS box protein 6 isoform X2 has product MLCLRWLSEDWSMQLKSCFDPVSYYNPLHIAVLRNKPNMVRMLAEHGADINKRDRIHESSPLDLASEEAERVPCMRTLLDMGADVNAKDKHGKSPLLHALASSDGLTVHNIENIRLLLQRGADIHAATIDGETAVSSLVLLVKEALSASVEDAAEIGRFCLRATRLLLAQGADPSSCLATDGEEDGEHSLTATSLEHFDRLFPLAVLLLQSGASFYCSHHGATCWTGYGIMFRRLQAALLDCSDTRQAAELLEQAEVLLDLARVSSSSLALPLDLRMPDQAPHAQALQDLHRRMVEQETSPPPLRGLCRASIRGHLQPWPLDDRVKALPLPDRLKEYLLPEHTLNPKPGWDCFMPEHSLQLRH; this is encoded by the exons ATGCTCTGTTTAAGGTGGCTGAGCGAGGACTGGTCAATGCAGCTAAAGTCCTGCTTCG ACCCTGTGTCCTATTACAACCCATTGCACATTGCGGTACTGAGGAATAAGCCGAACATGGTTAGGATGCTGGCTGAACATGGAGCTGACATTAACAAGAGAGATAGG ATCCATGAAAGTAGCCCTTTGGATCTTGCTAGTGAAGAAGCTGAGAGAGTGCCATGTATGCGCACACTGCTGGATATGGGGGCTGATGTGAATGCAAAAGACAAACATG GAAAATCACCCTTGCTCCATGCCCTTGCAAGCAGTGATGGACTCACTGTGCATAACATAGAAAATATCCGTCTGCTACTCCAAAGAG GTGCAGATATCCATGCTGCCACAATTGATGGAGAGACGGCTGTATCTTCATTGGTGTTACTGGTGAAGGAAGCTTTATCAGCCTCCGTGGAGGATGCGGCTGAGATAGGCCGCTTCTGTCTAAGAGCCACGCGGTTGCTGCTGGCCCAAGGGGCCGACCCGAGCAGCTGCCTTGCCACCGATGGGGAGGAGGATGGGGAACACTCCTTGACCGCGACCAGCCTCGAGCACTTTGACCGGCTCTTTCCCCTGGCTGTGCTTCTGCTGCAGAGTGGGGCCTCCTTCTACTGTTCTCACCATGGAGCCACCTGCTGGACTGGCTATGGGATTATGTTCCGGAGGCTCCAGGCAGCCCTGCTGGACTGTTCTGATACAAGGCAGGCAGCTGAGCTTCTGGAACAGGCGGAGGTCCTCCTGGACTTGGCCCGGGTGTCCTCTTCTAGTTTGGCTCTGCCCTTGGACCTGCGTATGCCAGACCAAGCCCCCCACGCTCAGGCACTGCAGGACCTCCATCGGCGGATGGTGGAGCAGGAGACCAGCCCTCCTCCCTTGCGCGGCCTCTGCAGGGCCTCCATCAGGGGCCACCTTCAGCCCTGGCCTCTGGATGACAGGGTGAAGGCTCTGCCTTTACCTGATAGACTGAAGGAGTACCTGCTTCCTGAACATACCCTGAATCCCAAACCAGGTTGGGACTGCTTCATGCCCGAGCATTCTCTACAATTAAGACATTAA
- the zgc:154046 gene encoding carnitine O-acetyltransferase isoform X2, producing MLEPLVSEEELDHTRKLVKEFLTPGGVGDRLQRSLERRASNKENWLTEWWMQSAYLDSRMPVAVYSSPGVVLPRMTFQDRQGQMRFAAKLIAGVLDFKQMIDSETLPIEYLGGKPLCMDQYYQILSSCRIPGPKRDTVVNHAIGKVAPTHITVVHNLQFFVLNVYNSDGSPLTVDQIYMQLEKIWNSSLQSNKEPIGILTSQHRNTWGKAYNNLIKDKTNKESVRAIQKSIFLVCLDAPMPQISEQRYQSRVAAQMLHGGGSRWNSGNRWFDKTLQFIVGEDGTCGLVYEHAPAEGPPIVFLVDHVVEYMQRMEVVRAPMIPLPMPPKLRFNITPEVKKDIESAKQDMNIMVHDLDVNVVLFSDYGRNVPKAHDLSPDAFIQMALQLAYFRMYKMCCSTYETASLRMFALGRTDTIRSCSNESLKFVQAMDDPVKPNTEKVALLDKACQAHREYTRMAIHGQAIDRHLLGLKLQAIEELASMPEIFMDTAYAVAEHFNLSTSQAGAKTDCVMCFGPMVPDGYGVCYNPMADHINIAITALNSCEETHAANFGRAVKKALRDMRSLLGETAMAKQ from the exons ATGCTGGAGCCCCTGGTTAGTGAGGAGGAACTGGATCACACACGCAAGCTTGTCAAGGAGTTTCTTACTCCTGGTGGGGTAGGAGACCGGTTGCAGAGAAGCCTGGAGCGCAGAGCCAGCAACAAAGAAAACTGG CTCACAGAGTGGTGGATGCAGTCAGCCTATTTGGATTCCCGGATGCCTGTGGCAGTTTATTCCAGTCCTGGGGTGGTTCTGCCTCGCATGACCTTCCAAGATCGCCAAGGACAAATGAG GTTTGCTGCAAAATTAATTGCAGGGGTTTTGGACTTCAAACAAATGATTGACAG TGAGACCCTGCCTATTGAGTATTTGGGTGGGAAGCCCCTTTGTATGGACCAATACTACCAGATCCTGTCCTCCTGTCGTATCCCCGGACCAAAGAGAGACACTGTGGTCAATCATGCTATTGGGAAAGTGGCCCCAACTCACATCACTGTGGTCCATAACTTACAG TTCTTTGTTCTGAATGTGTATAACAGCGACGGATCACCGTTGACGGTGGACCAGATCTACATGCAGCTGGAGAAGATCTGGAACTCGTCCCTGCAGAGCAACAAGGAGCCTATCGGGATCCTGACCTCCCAGCACCGCAACACCTGGGGCAAGGCCTACAACAACCTCATTAAGG ACAAGACAAATAAGGAGTCGGTCCGTGCTATCCAGAAGAGCATCTTCTTGGTTTGTCTAGACGCACCCATGCCGCAGATTTCGGAGCAGCGGTACCAGAGCCGCGTTGCTGCCCAGATGctacatggtggtgggagccgGTGGAACAGTGGCAACCGCTGGTTTGATAAGACGTTACAG TTTATTGTGGGGGAAGATGGTACCTGTGGCCTGGTGTATGAACATGCCCCAGCTGAAGGCCCACCCATTGTGTTTTTGGTGGACCATGTTGTTGAATACAT GCAGAGGATGGAAGTAGTGCGTGCTCCCATGATCCCTCTGCCCATGCCTCCCAAACTGCGTTTCAACATTACACCTGAGGTCAAAAAGGATATTGAGTCAGCTAAGCAGGATATGAACAT AATGGTGCACGACTTGGATGTGAATGTGGTGCTGTTTTCTGACTATGGAAGAAATGTACCAAAGGCACATGACCTAAGTCCAGATGCCTTCATACAGATGGCTCTACAGCTTGCTTACTTCCG AATGTATAAGATGTGCTGTTCCACCTATGAGACTGCATCCTTGCGTATGTTTGCGCTTGGTCGGACAGACACCATTCGCTCCTGCTCTAACGAGTCTCTGAAATTTGTCCAGGCCATGGACGACCCAGTTAAACCA AACACAGAGAAGGTGGCTCTATTGGACAAGGCATGCCAAGCCCACAGAGAATACACTCGTATG GCGATTCATGGCCAGGCCATAGACAGACATCTTCTTGGCCTGAAGTTACAGGCGATTGAAGAACTTGCATCCATGCCAGAGATATTCATGGATACAGCCTATGCTGTGGCTGAGCACTTTAATCTCTCCACCAGCCAG GCTGGTGCAAAGACAGACTGTGTAATGTGCTTCGGCCCGATGGTGCCAGATGGCTACGGAGTTTGTTACAACCCTATGGCAGACCACATTAACATTGCCATCACAGCATTAAATAGCTGTGAAGAGACCCATGCAGCGAATTTTGGCCGGGCTGTGAAGAAGGCTCTCAGAGACATGAGGTCTCTGCTGGGGGAGACTGCTATGGCCAAGCAGTAA
- the asb6 gene encoding ankyrin repeat and SOCS box protein 6 isoform X1, with amino-acid sequence MPFLHGFRRIIYEYQPLVDAVLCVVGLEEERSTEERNCNPDVEDSVCGSLVELLEKESQSAVFEEGVSYALFKVAERGLVNAAKVLLRYGADLNFEDPVSYYNPLHIAVLRNKPNMVRMLAEHGADINKRDRIHESSPLDLASEEAERVPCMRTLLDMGADVNAKDKHGKSPLLHALASSDGLTVHNIENIRLLLQRGADIHAATIDGETAVSSLVLLVKEALSASVEDAAEIGRFCLRATRLLLAQGADPSSCLATDGEEDGEHSLTATSLEHFDRLFPLAVLLLQSGASFYCSHHGATCWTGYGIMFRRLQAALLDCSDTRQAAELLEQAEVLLDLARVSSSSLALPLDLRMPDQAPHAQALQDLHRRMVEQETSPPPLRGLCRASIRGHLQPWPLDDRVKALPLPDRLKEYLLPEHTLNPKPGWDCFMPEHSLQLRH; translated from the exons ATGCCTTTCCTCCATGGCTTTCGCAGGATTATTTATGAATATCAGCCACTAGTGGACgctgtgctgtgtgttgttggCTTGGAGGAAGAAAGAAGCACTGAAGAGCG GAACTGTAATCCAGATGTAGAGGACAGTGTATGTGGATCTTTAGTGGAGCTGCTAGAAAAGGAGTCCCAGTCAGCCGTGTTTGAGGAAGGGGTCAGCTATGCTCTGTTTAAGGTGGCTGAGCGAGGACTGGTCAATGCAGCTAAAGTCCTGCTTCGGTATGGAGCAGATCTTAACTTTGAGG ACCCTGTGTCCTATTACAACCCATTGCACATTGCGGTACTGAGGAATAAGCCGAACATGGTTAGGATGCTGGCTGAACATGGAGCTGACATTAACAAGAGAGATAGG ATCCATGAAAGTAGCCCTTTGGATCTTGCTAGTGAAGAAGCTGAGAGAGTGCCATGTATGCGCACACTGCTGGATATGGGGGCTGATGTGAATGCAAAAGACAAACATG GAAAATCACCCTTGCTCCATGCCCTTGCAAGCAGTGATGGACTCACTGTGCATAACATAGAAAATATCCGTCTGCTACTCCAAAGAG GTGCAGATATCCATGCTGCCACAATTGATGGAGAGACGGCTGTATCTTCATTGGTGTTACTGGTGAAGGAAGCTTTATCAGCCTCCGTGGAGGATGCGGCTGAGATAGGCCGCTTCTGTCTAAGAGCCACGCGGTTGCTGCTGGCCCAAGGGGCCGACCCGAGCAGCTGCCTTGCCACCGATGGGGAGGAGGATGGGGAACACTCCTTGACCGCGACCAGCCTCGAGCACTTTGACCGGCTCTTTCCCCTGGCTGTGCTTCTGCTGCAGAGTGGGGCCTCCTTCTACTGTTCTCACCATGGAGCCACCTGCTGGACTGGCTATGGGATTATGTTCCGGAGGCTCCAGGCAGCCCTGCTGGACTGTTCTGATACAAGGCAGGCAGCTGAGCTTCTGGAACAGGCGGAGGTCCTCCTGGACTTGGCCCGGGTGTCCTCTTCTAGTTTGGCTCTGCCCTTGGACCTGCGTATGCCAGACCAAGCCCCCCACGCTCAGGCACTGCAGGACCTCCATCGGCGGATGGTGGAGCAGGAGACCAGCCCTCCTCCCTTGCGCGGCCTCTGCAGGGCCTCCATCAGGGGCCACCTTCAGCCCTGGCCTCTGGATGACAGGGTGAAGGCTCTGCCTTTACCTGATAGACTGAAGGAGTACCTGCTTCCTGAACATACCCTGAATCCCAAACCAGGTTGGGACTGCTTCATGCCCGAGCATTCTCTACAATTAAGACATTAA
- the zgc:154046 gene encoding carnitine O-acetyltransferase isoform X1 produces MLCLVRAVLRPGLVKPCCLVKPVSVTIVPERSSHHQDNLPKLPVPPLRQTFERYLLMLEPLVSEEELDHTRKLVKEFLTPGGVGDRLQRSLERRASNKENWLTEWWMQSAYLDSRMPVAVYSSPGVVLPRMTFQDRQGQMRFAAKLIAGVLDFKQMIDSETLPIEYLGGKPLCMDQYYQILSSCRIPGPKRDTVVNHAIGKVAPTHITVVHNLQFFVLNVYNSDGSPLTVDQIYMQLEKIWNSSLQSNKEPIGILTSQHRNTWGKAYNNLIKDKTNKESVRAIQKSIFLVCLDAPMPQISEQRYQSRVAAQMLHGGGSRWNSGNRWFDKTLQFIVGEDGTCGLVYEHAPAEGPPIVFLVDHVVEYMQRMEVVRAPMIPLPMPPKLRFNITPEVKKDIESAKQDMNIMVHDLDVNVVLFSDYGRNVPKAHDLSPDAFIQMALQLAYFRMYKMCCSTYETASLRMFALGRTDTIRSCSNESLKFVQAMDDPVKPNTEKVALLDKACQAHREYTRMAIHGQAIDRHLLGLKLQAIEELASMPEIFMDTAYAVAEHFNLSTSQAGAKTDCVMCFGPMVPDGYGVCYNPMADHINIAITALNSCEETHAANFGRAVKKALRDMRSLLGETAMAKQ; encoded by the exons ATGCTGTGTCTTGTGAGAGCCGTG ctaaGACCAGGCTTGGTAAAGCCATGTTGCCTGGTAAAGCCGGTATCAGTGACTATCGTCCCAGAGAGGTCTTCACATCACCAGGACAATCTGCCCAAGCTGCCCGTGCCTCCATTGAGGCAGACATTTGAGCGCTACCTGTTGATGCTGGAGCCCCTGGTTAGTGAGGAGGAACTGGATCACACACGCAAGCTTGTCAAGGAGTTTCTTACTCCTGGTGGGGTAGGAGACCGGTTGCAGAGAAGCCTGGAGCGCAGAGCCAGCAACAAAGAAAACTGG CTCACAGAGTGGTGGATGCAGTCAGCCTATTTGGATTCCCGGATGCCTGTGGCAGTTTATTCCAGTCCTGGGGTGGTTCTGCCTCGCATGACCTTCCAAGATCGCCAAGGACAAATGAG GTTTGCTGCAAAATTAATTGCAGGGGTTTTGGACTTCAAACAAATGATTGACAG TGAGACCCTGCCTATTGAGTATTTGGGTGGGAAGCCCCTTTGTATGGACCAATACTACCAGATCCTGTCCTCCTGTCGTATCCCCGGACCAAAGAGAGACACTGTGGTCAATCATGCTATTGGGAAAGTGGCCCCAACTCACATCACTGTGGTCCATAACTTACAG TTCTTTGTTCTGAATGTGTATAACAGCGACGGATCACCGTTGACGGTGGACCAGATCTACATGCAGCTGGAGAAGATCTGGAACTCGTCCCTGCAGAGCAACAAGGAGCCTATCGGGATCCTGACCTCCCAGCACCGCAACACCTGGGGCAAGGCCTACAACAACCTCATTAAGG ACAAGACAAATAAGGAGTCGGTCCGTGCTATCCAGAAGAGCATCTTCTTGGTTTGTCTAGACGCACCCATGCCGCAGATTTCGGAGCAGCGGTACCAGAGCCGCGTTGCTGCCCAGATGctacatggtggtgggagccgGTGGAACAGTGGCAACCGCTGGTTTGATAAGACGTTACAG TTTATTGTGGGGGAAGATGGTACCTGTGGCCTGGTGTATGAACATGCCCCAGCTGAAGGCCCACCCATTGTGTTTTTGGTGGACCATGTTGTTGAATACAT GCAGAGGATGGAAGTAGTGCGTGCTCCCATGATCCCTCTGCCCATGCCTCCCAAACTGCGTTTCAACATTACACCTGAGGTCAAAAAGGATATTGAGTCAGCTAAGCAGGATATGAACAT AATGGTGCACGACTTGGATGTGAATGTGGTGCTGTTTTCTGACTATGGAAGAAATGTACCAAAGGCACATGACCTAAGTCCAGATGCCTTCATACAGATGGCTCTACAGCTTGCTTACTTCCG AATGTATAAGATGTGCTGTTCCACCTATGAGACTGCATCCTTGCGTATGTTTGCGCTTGGTCGGACAGACACCATTCGCTCCTGCTCTAACGAGTCTCTGAAATTTGTCCAGGCCATGGACGACCCAGTTAAACCA AACACAGAGAAGGTGGCTCTATTGGACAAGGCATGCCAAGCCCACAGAGAATACACTCGTATG GCGATTCATGGCCAGGCCATAGACAGACATCTTCTTGGCCTGAAGTTACAGGCGATTGAAGAACTTGCATCCATGCCAGAGATATTCATGGATACAGCCTATGCTGTGGCTGAGCACTTTAATCTCTCCACCAGCCAG GCTGGTGCAAAGACAGACTGTGTAATGTGCTTCGGCCCGATGGTGCCAGATGGCTACGGAGTTTGTTACAACCCTATGGCAGACCACATTAACATTGCCATCACAGCATTAAATAGCTGTGAAGAGACCCATGCAGCGAATTTTGGCCGGGCTGTGAAGAAGGCTCTCAGAGACATGAGGTCTCTGCTGGGGGAGACTGCTATGGCCAAGCAGTAA